The sequence GCCCGTTGCCGGTGCCTTCGCTGAGGTTGAAGCTCAGGCCCGGAATGCCCATCGCCGTCTGCCGGATGGTGTTATCGGTCACCACCGCATCGACCATGTGTTCGGGGTTGTCGAGGTTGTTGAGGTGAATGCCGTGGTAACACTCCCGGATGTCGTTACCCACGATGTTGATTGAGCGAAAGCGGTTGCCGGGCCGGCTCTGCTGGGTAACGACGATGGCCCAGTCACCGGCGCGCCGAAACTTGATGCCCCGGATGTCCACATCGATCATCCGGTCGTTGGGCGCCTCGACGCGCACCAGGTCCTGACTGCTGATCTGGCTGTTTTTGACGGCGGCCGAAAACTGGCCGGTTTTACTCCAGGAGCCCGTCAGGTGGCCCGATCCGGTCAGGCTCAGGCTATAGCCCGTGTAGATAAGTCGTTTGGCGGGGCTGGTATTGTCGAGCCAGATTTCCGAGCCGGACTCCATCACCATCGTCAGCGAGCCGGGCAGCGTCCACTGATCAGTGATGCGGCCCCGGTAGTCGGCCGGAATTAGCACCGGTTTACCCAGGATGGTGCCGGCCACACCCAGCCGGCGCAGGGCGTCCACGTCGTCGGTGGTGCGGTCACCTTTGGCGCCGAACATGGCCGGCGTCAGGGCCGGAGCCTGCATGGCGTAGTAATAGCCGTTCTGGGAGACCGAATAGATGTAGCCTACGCCGGTCTGACCGGGGGTTTTCACGCCGGGCAGCTGCTTCCAGAGGTAGCCATTGCACTGCACCATCGGGGCCGTCAGGGCGGTTAGCCCGGCGGGCGAAGCTACGTAGGGCAGTTGCAAAAGGGCGACGGCCTCCACGTCGGCCATGGTGGGCAGGTTGGTGGTCGTCGATATGGGCCGGCTGAATTCGGTATACTGAAGCCGGCCGGTGGCCGGATCGCGTTTCCAGCGTTGAGCCTGAGCCGATGGCAGGGTAGCAAACAGGAGGAGAATGAAGCCAATAAGGCTACGAACATGGAACATATAGAGGGATTGGTTAGTCAAAAGTGTCCGTTACGTCGACGCCCGTCAGGGCCAGAATGCGGATACCGATCTTGACATAGACGATCTCGCGCTCGGCTACGTAAGCCAGTTTCGGGCTGGGGGCCGCCAGTGCTTTCAGTCCGGCCGCCGTGGTCACGTCGACGAAGGCATCGGAACCCCGGATGCCCTCGTAGATGGTGCTGACCGACGGCACGTTGTTGGGGGGCAGCAGGTCGTAAACCAGCACGGCGGGCTCCAGCGGTGCGTTCGCCGTGAAGTTCTCGGGCTCGATTTTCCAGTTGAACGTGTAGCAGACCAGCGGATTTTTCTTACCCGAAGTCGTTTCCGACAGCCAGAGCCGGTAACTGGAATCGATCAGTTTCGCCTTGTCGGTGGGATTGAGCCAGAGGCCCACCCGGCAGGGCCGGGCGGGCTCGCGCAGCACCAGCGCGTTGGGAATGGACACGACGATCTGGAGCGCTGCCGCCCCGCCGCCGGTCGTGTTGCGGGCGACGAAATCCCAGTGAAAGGTGCGGCCCGATACATCTTTGGGCGCTCCGTTTTCGAACAGATCGACCCATACCTCGCCGGTTTCGTCGAGTACGTACCGGTAGATCTCATCGGTAGCAATGTTGCTTCTTGAGGCCATAGCCGGATCAGGTTGTCGAGAAGGGAATAAAATAGAACCAAGACCCGCGCAGCGCCTCGGTGATTACCAGTTCGCCGCCAGCGGTATTAAACTTCACCTGCTCGCTGTCGCTGGCCGACAGACTGTAGTTGCCGTACAGGATGGCTCCCCGGCCCGTCTGGGCGTTATAATACTCGTAGCCCATACCCCGGTTTGCCACGTAGCGGGTGCGCACGTAGGTACGTTCATTGCTTGCATCGCAGTAGGCTGAATCACCCGCCCCCCACACCGAGGCATAGCGCCAGGGCGTTTCCGAGCCTACCCACGCATCGATGCGATCGAGGATGTTGCGGGCCTCGTAGGCGATGTCGTGGTTGCCCTGGGGACGCAGGGGCCAGGCGGCCGTATAACCCGCGACATACGTACCCGGCATATGGGCCGACAGGGCCGGATTTTCCGGGCCGAAAAACCCTTCAGGGTTGCCATTGCGCAGGCCGTTTTTCTTCTCGAAGGCCGTGGAGCCGTAGGGTGTCGGCTCGTTGTTGCTTTGGTAGCCACGCACGACGCCCGGATTGAAGCCGGTGCGGTCGCCGTCGTCCCAGCCAAAGAAATGGCCCGTTTCAACCATGCCTGCCAGCGTACCGCCGAACTGGGGCCGGAAGGGTGCCGGCGCCAGCATGTGCGTCAGGTTGAAACCTGACAGGCCCGGAGCCGGGGTTTTCAACTCACCCGACGCGCTGAACTGCTCGAAAAAGGTCGGCCAGGAAAAGATCAGGGCCTTCCGGCTGAGGATCTTCGCTTTCCGGGCGGGCTCGCTCACTTCAGCCGCCAGGGCGATCAGGCCACGCCGCACCATCATGCCCGCCAGCGCCGTGCCACTGACAATCTCGGCCGGCGTCGATGACTGGGTGTAATAGCACTTGATGACAATGTGCATGTACTCGGCCGCGCCGACCACATACGTGCCATCGGGCAGGTAATGGGGGATGAACGCGCGCTTCCCAAACGGCGAGTTGCGCCGCAGCCAGGCCAGGATCGCCGCATCCGAGGCTAAATCATCCGGGCCTACATTCTGCATGAAAATTGCGCCCAGATCCCCGTCGTAAGTGCCGGAATACTCCAGGCCTGCCGCCTCGCAGCGGTCGGCAATGCCTTTCTCCACCTGCCAGCACTTGGGCTCGGCGTGGTTCATGTTTACGTTGGGGTCCTTGCCTTCCCCGATCTCATTGGCCTGAGAGGTGAAGAATAAGGCTTTACCGACCTGAAATAGATGCTCGGCGAGCTGATCACAATCCGCCACGCTCATGGTGGCCCAGGTCTTACTATGATCGTGCATCCAGGTTTCGCAGATGCTCGGACCCAGACAGGAGCCGCGTTGCTGGGTGGGCAGGGTACTCACCCCGCTGATCTCGATAGCATCAGCCCCCTGCTCGATGAAAACCGATTCAGGAATATGCGTTTTAGCCTCTACACACAGCCGTACCCGGTTGGATTTGGGATATTGGCGCTTGCCCAGCCGGGCGTAACTCATCAGGTGGCCGAAGCCCCGACTAGGCTTATAGATTCGGTATTGCATCGGTGCTAGTTTTCAGCGTCAGCGAAATAGAATTGTTGGAAAGCCACCCAATCGACGGGGCAGAACGGATACGGGTCCCAGTCCTGGGGCTTGCTGCTCACGAACATCCGCCGCCAGTAGGGCAGGCCTGACAGCCCTTTGCTCTTGACGATCTGGGTGGGTTGGCCCTTGACGAACGTGCGGCCCACGATCGAATCGACAGGCACCTTGTCCATGAAGTAGTAGAACGCCTTGCCGCCCTCCAGGCCTTCGGTGGCGCTGTCGCCGGTGATGGTGATGATGTCGCCCTGCTCGGTGTAGGTCAAGGCCAGCCGGGCCGGGTTGGGGATGTAGACCCCACTGGGCGAGGGGTAGGTCATCTGCTGGTTGGCGATGGCGTCGAGCGTGATATCGCCCCCACTCGGTGGCGGCGGGGTATCGTCGAGCATAACCGTCCAGTCCGGCATCGACACCCGATCGACGCCGGTGATCTGGTAGTAGTTCTCCCCGTTGATCAGCAGCTTCCAGGTGTAGTATTGGTCGTTGCCGGTGCCGAACTGAATCACATCGCTCGCCACGTGCGTGTACCAGTCGCCGGCGGAGGCGGTCAGGTTGACGGTCAGGGCAGGCATACCCGCGCGGGTACGTTCCAGCACCAGCGTGGCGCCAGCAGGTACGTTGCTGATCTTGAAACGCCAGTAGTTTTTCAGCGCCTGCATGGTGCCGCCACCCCCCAGCTGGAAGTTGTCGATCTTCTCGTTTTTGTAATCGACCCGGATCAGGGAGGCGCGGCCGCCACTAATGGGCGAGACCTTGACCACACACTCGATGGTCTGGGCGCCGTTTGAGGAAATACCATCACTGGCCGTCACCTGGAACGTACCTGCGCCGGTGATTTTCACTCTATTGCCGGTACGGGTGTAGGCCGCTGCCGTCTGGGAGGTGATGACCGTCAGCGTCAGGGCATCGCCGTCGATGTCCGTAAATAGCGTATCCAGGTCGATTTCACGGTAGCCGCCCTGCTCGATGGTAATCTCGGCGGGCAGCTTATCGGTAGCCGTTGGCGGATGGTTAACCGGCGTGGTCGACTCAGGATAGACCTGGGCCTCAGAGCCGCCGGCGTCCAGGGTGAAGAGGCTCACCCGAACCAGATCCGAGCCGCGCTTGCGGGTAGTGAGCCGCAAGGGTTTGCCGGTAGGCGGGATGCTGTTGACCCCGTTTACGTCGCCCCACAGCATGCCGTATTTGACGGTACCCGAAAACAGGCTCGGCTTTTCAAAGCCTTTACCGCCGTTGGTATCGCCTACGCGCGTCTGTGGCCCATAAACGCCAGCCTCGACGCTTTCCAGCACACTCTCCATGATGCCCCCCTCGCCGGCGTCACCGTCGACGTACACCGACAAGCTGCCCCCCGGATTGGTGGCCCGAAAAATCCGGTTAATGTTAAAATTCTGCCCGGCGGGTTTGACCACCAGCACGATCTCGACCACCAGTTCACGGCCGCCGCTCGTGGTGGCCAGCAGTGAGATCCGGTACGTACCGGCCGTGGTAGGCTTGCCCGCGATCGTGCGCGTCGGGCCGTCGAACGACAGACCACCGGGTAGCGGGCCGTTGGCCTGCCAGCGCAGGATCGGATTGTCGGTTGCGGTGACCGTACCGGTCGGCACAACGTAGGAAAAGGCCCCACCAACGGTGCCGATCTGATCCGGCGGCTGCGACAGGATAAGCGGGGCGGCCCCGGCCAGTGCCATTACGGCCAGCATCTTTTTGCCGTTCACCAGTTTGATCACCAGCTGCTCGGCGGCACTGGTGACCGTGGGCCAATCGCCCGACAAACCACCCACGTGCAGGCTCTGTTTGGTCGTGCGGCCCCGGCCGGCTACCTGGTCGAGCGTGGGAATCATGGCCGGGTGCAGCAGAATAGCGTCGCCCAGTTCAGCCACGAACATACAGGGCCAACTTTGCATCGTGTCGGTGGTCGGGTCATAGGCCCGCACCGTGTAGATCTGCCCATCGACGAAGGGCGACCCGTCATAATTGGCAAGAAACTGCCGATTGGCCCCGAAGGCCTCCGGGGCAGCGGCCGGGTCGAGCGAGAAAAGCCACTCGGGCCCGGCCGGATAATCGATGGTAATGGCGTTGTTGAGGGGCATAGTTACGCGTTTGTTGGCGGCACGGTTGGCGCGACGTAGGTGGCACGGGCCCGAATAGGTTGGAGGCGGGCCAGCTGCTGGGCCAGCGCGCTCAGGCGGGTGCCGGTTTCACTCTGCTGCTGGGTAGCCTGGGCTTTGGGGACGTACAGCTGATCGCCCAGCTGCTGGTTCAGGTAGCCCTGGGTGGCGTGGTTGCCGAAGGCGGCCACCTGCTTCATGGTCGTCAGATCGGCGGCGGTCAGCTGGCGGGCCACGGCCGGCACGGTGGCGTCGACCGAGTTGATTACCTGCGGCAGGGAGATGCTTACCGCGCCTACGGGCTGAAAGCCCGGCGGTGGCGGGGCATCGCCGGGCTCGTCATCACCCCAGTAGCTTTCCCGGTAGCGATAGACGTAGCTGAAGGCGTGGGCGTACAGCGTTTCGCCGTCCTTGGCTTCCTTGATCGATTTACTGGCCAGGGCAATGGGCAGGGGCAGCAGGGCCGCGCCCTGACGGGCCAGCCGCAGCTTGTGGGGCGAGCGGTAGAAGTCGAACCAGCCGCGCAAATCGGCCTTCGTTCGAAACCCCGTCACCACCTCGACGCTCTGTTGCAGGGCCACGTCGTACTCGCTGTATTCGCCCTCCTGAAGGGCATAGTCGGCGGGCAGCGCCCGCTCGGCCAGTTCGCCGAAACGGTTCCACTCCGAGGCTCCTTTGCCCCAGCCGGTCAGGGTGGCCACCGCTCCGAGCGAATTCAGGTAGGCAAAGGGCCGACTCCAGGGGCGGCGGGCGTAGTCAAGCACGTAGCGATACGCCTGGCTAATGGGGCTGGAGCCACTGTAGAGGCGAACGCTGTACTCCCGCAGGTAGCGGCCGGCGGGCACCTTAGCCAGCAGGCCCAACTGAAGAGGCCCCACCGGTAGCGTGAGCTTTTCGCCCCGCGCCCAGGCTGAGGGGGCCAGCAGGTTGGTAAAGGTGGCGGTACTGTTATCGTCGAAGGTGAGGGTGCAGTCGAGCCGGACCGATGCCAGAAACACCCGCGTGTTGAGAAACGTCAGGTACTCGGTCGCATCGGGGGCCAGGTACCGGGCGCCATCGGTACCCAGCCGCAGCGCCCGATCGGCGCCGGCCGTGGCCCCCACCAGCCGCCCGGTGAGCGAAAAACCACCGTCGGCCCGTCGGCGGTAGTCGGCTCCACCCAAGTAGGCCCAGAAGGGCTCCGTGCGCTGCATGCAGCCGGGGCGCATCGGATTGCCCCAGGCCTCACTGAAGGCCAGAAAATAGGCGCGGCCCGAGTTTTTTGAGCGCTCCAGGGCCGGCACGTTCCAGGTGGGCCAGTCCACGTCCAGCAGCGGGTGCAGCACCTCGCCCACGTCGATGGAGGCCAGCCCGGCCGCGTCCACGTCGAGCCGCTGCTCGGTGACGCGCACAAAGTCGTCAGGGTTAGTGGAGCCGCCGGGCGTTTGCATCCAGACCTCCACGTAGACGCTGTACAGGTCACGGTAGGTGGGATTGACGCCGGCCAGTGGTTGCAGCGTTAAGACGTTACCCTGCTGACCCGCGACCAGCATGTAGGCCGTACCAGGCTGGCGGGCGTCGAAGCGGATGCCGCGAAAGCGCAGAAACCCCTCGGTATCGACGTGAATACGAAAGTTGGTGAAGGCCTCCCGCAGTGGGTAGTAGTCCTTCAGGATGGCGATAATGGCCGTCAGGTGGGCGTCGGACACGTCGCCGGCCGGAATCTCGTAGGGCTCCACGGGGGTGGTGCGTACGATGAGCTCCACCAGCTGACTGCCCCAGCGCAGCACGATGTGCTGGCCCTCGACCAGGGGCGTGCCACCGAAAGCGATTTTATTGATCGCTTTGGTGCCGGTGCTGATCAGGCGGCCGTCCGCCGAAAACGTAGCCTCCATGCGGCCACCCTGGGTGAGGGCAAACAGATCGGGCGGGGTCAGCAGCGTAACGGACATGGGGGCGAAATTGCCCCGCTTGCTCCCGCCCGGAAAGGAGGGCGATTAGTCAACCACCGGCAGTGGGAGCGGCTCTTCGACGACCCAGCGGAACGTGTAAGCCCAGCCATACCAGTGCGTGGCCAGCGCTGGAGTTCCTTCCCCGGCCAGATTACGCATCGGCACTTTGATGCACTCAGCTTCCAGCGGGCCCGAAATGGCATCGATCATCAGTTTGCCCAGCACCTGCTGACAGATGGCCCGGCATTCAGCGTAGGCCTTTAACTTGTCGCTGGGTGTTTTGTCCGTCTTACGGCAGACGACAAACGAGCCCTCCAGTAGCGAGTGGTGGTAATCGGCGCCGGCGTCGTCGAAGGCGTCGGTAAACATTTCCCAAACGAGCACGTAGCCCGTGTCCGGCAGTTCCGTCTGCGCGGCGCGCTCAAACTCCTGGGGGCTGCCCAGATCCGTCACTTTCACGAAGCGGCGACGGCCGGGGCCGTGGGCGATAGAAGAAATGGCGCTGGCCACGGCTTCGCCATAGCTGAAGTAAAAGTCGATCAGGTTCGTCATGGCTAGGTGTTATAAGCCTGTTTGAGTCGTTCATTTTCGCCGATCAGGGCGTCGAGCATGGTCAGTACCAGAAACGTGGGCTGCTTTTCGAGTTCGGCGAACGTGCCCAGCGCGCCGGTTTTGCTGGCCAGATTCAGGCCCACGTCGAGCCAGCTGGTCGACTCGCCACCGGACCCGCCCGGCTTTGGTGGTTTAAAGAGGTGAGTAAACTGGTCGGGGAAGGGCTGACGGGCTCCGACGTAGCACAGATAAACGCCCTTCAATACTGCCTCGGGTAGCTGCTCCATGACGGCCTCGTGAGCAGGCAGCCGCAGCCGATCGAAGCCCAATCGTCCCCCTTCGGTTTTTTGCTGCCAGAACCGGGCGCGTGGTGCGTAGAGGGACGCCGCCAGATCGACCAGGTGTTTAGGCTGCGGTTCGTCGGTGTAGGCCAGTAGGGCGCTTTCGGCAAACATAAACGCCCCGAAGGGCAGGTAACGCAGCCCGTCGCCGGGTCCGATCCACAGCCGGCCGCCGCGAACCAGCCGTGGCAGCAGCCAGCGATCGGGCAGCGTCAGTGTCCAGTCGAGCAGCTCGCAAAGGCTGGCCAGCTGCTCAGGAGCCAGCTGCCGCAGGGCCAGATACGGGATCTTGTACCAGAGTTGCAGCAGCGCAAACTTGCCCGCCGGCGCGCCGTCGAGTTTCAGCTGCCAGGCCATGAACTGAAGAAACTGCTTCGGGTTCAGATCAGCCCAACCAGACGGGCCCCGGTAGCGCAGTTGCCGCCGGGCCTGCATGACTACATGGTGCATAGGGTCAGCAGCGACAGGCCCAGCGCAATCAGGATGCCCAATACCCCCACCGTTAGCAGCCGCGTGCGCATCTGCTGCTTTTCGGCATCCGTCGACTGGGAGTAATTGATGGCCACCACCACGCCGGCAAACAGGGGCAGCGTCCACCAGGAGGCCGTCGTGGCGTAGTCGACGATCTGGCGGGGCATGGTTTTCGGCTGAAACAAACAGAACCAGGCCGCGATGGCGGCAAACAGCACCGTGACGGTAAACACGGTGAGCATCACCAGGTATACCCGGTTCTGGTGCGTCGAAAGCATAACCGCTACCAGCAGTAGCGTCGAGAGTGTCAGGCCGATGGCCTCAAGATGGAGTTGTGTCATTGGTTTTGCGAAGAGCTTGCAGCGCCGCCGCGCCTTTCAGGAGTACGTTGGTGAGCAGATCGATCAGGAACGGAATGGGCTTCTGGCGAAACTCCGAGCCCACGGCATCGGCGCCCCCCAGCACGTCGTTGGCCCAGTAGCCACCCCAGAAGGTGGCCAGCCACATGTCGTCCCACTCCAGGTGCAGATCGAGGTAGGCGTTGGCCATGAGCATGAACCCTTTGGTCAGCGTCAGGGCGACCGGCGCGCCGGTGAGAAAGCCCAGCAGGCCCTCGACGACGGCTACCTGCCGGTTACGGGCCGCGTGGGTGCCCGACCCCAGAAAGGAGAACAGCACGGCGTAGAACAGGCCAGGCAGGGCCAGCAGCACCCGGATGAATTCATGCATCAGATTGGATCGTAGACGGTCGTTTCGACCAGTTTTTTGCCTTGTTTGACCAGTGTCTTCCGGGCGCGCAGCACCTGTTTCCGGTTGATGCCATTCGCCCGGTAGCTGACGTGGACCCAGCTGGGTTTGCCGTTTTTGTCGGGGTATTCCAAGATCAGCTGGTCGAAAATGAAATTGGCCCGGATGTAGGCCAGCAGGGCGTCGTTACTCAGCTGCGGCAATCCATCACAGTCGATGTCGACGGCCTGACCCAGCATATGGGCCGACGTGCGCGAAGCCCCTTTGATACTCCGGTTCAGGGCCGGGGAGCGAAAAAAGGAGCTGATGGGCAGCTTAAACCCGTAATGATCACAAAGAGGGCCATAGATGCGGTTATACAGTACCTGCATGTTAGCCAGCTGGGCCGCGTTGGGTACGTTGGGGATACCCAGACTTTTGGCCGTGTCAGAGTGAATGGCCCGTTCGTAGGTACACCAGGGGCCCAGATCGTCCGGTGCTGGTGGCTGAGCCATAGCCGGCTTAGGGGCTAGTGGCTCCGTAGAGGCGGTTTGCGGGCTCATAGCAGCACGATCAGCGTTAGAATGGCCCCTACAATCATTCCACCCAAACCGAAGCGCAGGGGGGCTTTCTGGCCTTTTTCCAGTTCCTCGACAATAAACTGCGCCAGCAGCTGCGGGGTAATGGCCTTTTTGCGCAGCCGTGCGGACAGGGCCGCGCGGGCCGCATCGATGACGCGCTGCGCCTCGGCCAGCTGTGCCTGGTAGGCGTCACGTTCAGCCTTCAGGTTTTCCACGTCGCGTTGCAGCGCACGTTGCCGATCGTCGAGGTAGCTGCTTTCGGACTGCAATTCACGCTGGAGCGTTTCGTGCGCCTGGATCTGCTCATTCAGGCCGGCAATGGCCTGCTGTGAGCTGGTACGTACCGCGTCGGCCAGCGTCAACTTGGCTTTCAGCTGCTCGTAGAGGCCTTGATCGAGGGCCATGCCCACCGTGTAGGGGAACGGCTGGCCCCGCTTCATAGCAACGGCTGGGGCGGGTTGGGCCTGACTAAGGCAGATCGACATCGACAGTGTCATAAGCAGCAGCAGCGGCTTCATAGGCGTTGGTTGTTGGTTGGTTGCGTTCTTTCAGGACCTGCACGCGGGTGCGGGCCTCATCGACGCGGTGCAGGATCTGCACGCGGGTCGTATCGATGATCAGGATAGTGCGGGTCGGGGCCGGTTTTTCAGCTGGTTTGGCTTTACAGGCCGACAGCAAACAGATCATTAGCCAGGTGAGCATGGTGAGTACGGTGGCGGCCACCAGCCACTCCCGGCGCTCTCGTTTGAGGAATTCGTCCATGATAGATTGGGGGTTAAAAGCCAACGACGGCATTACCGGTGACGCGGTTTCGCGTGCCACCCGAAGCGGCCGGCCGCATGAGTTTGGCGATTTTGTTAAGGCCTTTTTCGGCCTGTAGATCGAAGTGGTCGAGCGTATTGCTCAGCCGTTCCTTGTCGGCGGGGCTGGCGTAGGTGCGGGCCGAAAACTCCGAAATGCCGCGCACCTGAATGCCCTGCTCGGTCACGTCGACGGCCCGCTCCCGAAGGGCCAGCGCCAGGGTGGCGTAAACCAGCGCCCGGCGGGCTTCATCTTGCAGATCCACCAGCTCCGGGCTGAGCGGGCTGGCCAGCAGCTGCGCGTGGCGATCCCCCAGCAATGGACGGATTCGGTCTTTCTCGGCCGTGCGCAGCGAGGGTTGCAGCGAGGCAAACGTGAGCCGGCTCCCGGCGATGTAGTAGTAGTGATCGAACACCTCGGCCGACCGAATCAGGTACGTCTGATCGGCCTGGTACATGGCCGACTGGGCGTATTCCGGAAAGCTCGACAGGTTGATTTCCAGGTAGCGCAGCAGCGCTTCCAGCCCGTCCCAGGCCTCGGCCTGAAGGGCGGCAATGAGTTTATCGTGTTGCCACTCGAACGCGTCTTTCTGGTCGGTCGACACCGAGCGCAGCACGCCCGTGTCGGTGACCTGCCCCACGCCCGATGCAGCCTGTTTCATTACCGTCAGGTTGGCGACGGGTACGCGCATCAACTCGGCCAGCTCGGCGTGCTGGGAAGGTGACGAACTAACCATGTTCATCAGCGGGGTGCCGACGTAGCGTTCGACAAACGCCTGGGCCACGCGCACCTTGGCGGCCAGCGATGAAAAGGCAATATCATTGGCCAGCACCGGCACGATCAGCCGGATTTCCGACGT comes from Fibrella aestuarina BUZ 2 and encodes:
- a CDS encoding putative Ig domain-containing protein, producing MPLNNAITIDYPAGPEWLFSLDPAAAPEAFGANRQFLANYDGSPFVDGQIYTVRAYDPTTDTMQSWPCMFVAELGDAILLHPAMIPTLDQVAGRGRTTKQSLHVGGLSGDWPTVTSAAEQLVIKLVNGKKMLAVMALAGAAPLILSQPPDQIGTVGGAFSYVVPTGTVTATDNPILRWQANGPLPGGLSFDGPTRTIAGKPTTAGTYRISLLATTSGGRELVVEIVLVVKPAGQNFNINRIFRATNPGGSLSVYVDGDAGEGGIMESVLESVEAGVYGPQTRVGDTNGGKGFEKPSLFSGTVKYGMLWGDVNGVNSIPPTGKPLRLTTRKRGSDLVRVSLFTLDAGGSEAQVYPESTTPVNHPPTATDKLPAEITIEQGGYREIDLDTLFTDIDGDALTLTVITSQTAAAYTRTGNRVKITGAGTFQVTASDGISSNGAQTIECVVKVSPISGGRASLIRVDYKNEKIDNFQLGGGGTMQALKNYWRFKISNVPAGATLVLERTRAGMPALTVNLTASAGDWYTHVASDVIQFGTGNDQYYTWKLLINGENYYQITGVDRVSMPDWTVMLDDTPPPPSGGDITLDAIANQQMTYPSPSGVYIPNPARLALTYTEQGDIITITGDSATEGLEGGKAFYYFMDKVPVDSIVGRTFVKGQPTQIVKSKGLSGLPYWRRMFVSSKPQDWDPYPFCPVDWVAFQQFYFADAEN
- a CDS encoding D-Ala-D-Ala carboxypeptidase family metallohydrolase, with amino-acid sequence MSPQTASTEPLAPKPAMAQPPAPDDLGPWCTYERAIHSDTAKSLGIPNVPNAAQLANMQVLYNRIYGPLCDHYGFKLPISSFFRSPALNRSIKGASRTSAHMLGQAVDIDCDGLPQLSNDALLAYIRANFIFDQLILEYPDKNGKPSWVHVSYRANGINRKQVLRARKTLVKQGKKLVETTVYDPI
- a CDS encoding exodeoxyribonuclease V subunit gamma, coding for MKPLLLLMTLSMSICLSQAQPAPAVAMKRGQPFPYTVGMALDQGLYEQLKAKLTLADAVRTSSQQAIAGLNEQIQAHETLQRELQSESSYLDDRQRALQRDVENLKAERDAYQAQLAEAQRVIDAARAALSARLRKKAITPQLLAQFIVEELEKGQKAPLRFGLGGMIVGAILTLIVLL
- a CDS encoding DUF6712 family protein, encoding MPLLFNATSEIRLIVPVLANDIAFSSLAAKVRVAQAFVERYVGTPLMNMVSSSPSQHAELAELMRVPVANLTVMKQAASGVGQVTDTGVLRSVSTDQKDAFEWQHDKLIAALQAEAWDGLEALLRYLEINLSSFPEYAQSAMYQADQTYLIRSAEVFDHYYYIAGSRLTFASLQPSLRTAEKDRIRPLLGDRHAQLLASPLSPELVDLQDEARRALVYATLALALRERAVDVTEQGIQVRGISEFSARTYASPADKERLSNTLDHFDLQAEKGLNKIAKLMRPAASGGTRNRVTGNAVVGF